A single region of the Pontimicrobium sp. SW4 genome encodes:
- a CDS encoding arginine deiminase-related protein — translation MQQTTNTILMVRPTSFRANEQTAINNHYQKEIHDVTQLALQLKAEKEFDTFVEKLRSVGVNVVLFEANDGLDTPDAHFPNNWISFHENGVVGLYPMFAENRRLERREDILFQLEEEGFQIDHIIDYRAAEEEGLFLEGTGALILDRVNRKAYCALSQRANEDLFIEFCEDFEFTPIVFTANQTVDGKREPIYHTNVMMCIGETFAVICLSCIDDKKERKNVIKHLKEDGKEIIDISEAQVNNFAGNMLQVKGENDKSYLVMSQSAYDVLTQDQIRRIENHAEILSSSLEIIEACGGGSARCMMAEVFLSKI, via the coding sequence ATGCAACAAACAACCAATACCATATTAATGGTTCGTCCAACTAGTTTTAGAGCCAATGAGCAAACTGCTATAAACAACCATTATCAAAAAGAAATACATGATGTTACACAGTTGGCATTACAGCTAAAAGCCGAAAAAGAATTCGATACGTTTGTTGAAAAATTACGAAGTGTTGGTGTTAATGTAGTTCTGTTTGAAGCTAATGATGGTTTAGATACGCCAGATGCCCATTTCCCAAATAACTGGATATCTTTTCATGAAAATGGCGTGGTTGGCTTATATCCAATGTTTGCAGAAAATAGACGCTTAGAACGTCGTGAAGATATCTTATTTCAATTGGAAGAAGAGGGTTTTCAAATAGATCATATTATTGATTATAGAGCAGCCGAAGAAGAAGGGTTGTTTCTAGAAGGAACTGGTGCTTTAATTTTAGACCGTGTTAATCGTAAAGCATATTGTGCGTTATCGCAACGCGCAAATGAAGACTTGTTTATAGAGTTTTGCGAGGATTTTGAGTTTACACCTATTGTTTTTACTGCAAATCAAACAGTTGATGGTAAACGCGAACCAATTTACCATACGAATGTTATGATGTGTATAGGAGAAACATTTGCAGTGATTTGTTTGTCTTGTATAGATGATAAAAAAGAACGAAAAAACGTTATTAAACATTTAAAAGAAGATGGTAAAGAAATTATAGATATTAGCGAAGCTCAAGTAAATAATTTTGCTGGAAATATGCTGCAGGTAAAGGGTGAAAATGATAAATCGTATTTAGTTATGAGTCAGTCTGCATATGATGTTTTAACACAAGATCAAATTAGAAGAATAGAAAATCACGCTGAAATTTTATCAAGCTCGTTAGAAATTATTGAAGCTTGTGGCGGTGGAAGTGCACGTTGTATGATGGCTGAAGTATTTTTGTCGAAAATTTAA